Genomic segment of Syntrophales bacterium:
CTTGGAAATTTATTATGTCCTATGAACTTTTCATCGGCCTGCGTTACCTCAGGGCAAAGAGGAAGCAGGCTTTTGTTTCAATCATCACATTCATCTCCATAGCCGGAATATTCTTAGGCGTTGCAGCACTGATTATTGTACTTGCAGTTATGAATGGGTTTGAAACCGAACTCAGAAACAGGATATTGGGAGTTAATTCTCATATCGTCCTCATGGAGTATGGAAGCAGTATCAAGGAGTACAAAGAAGTAATGAGGCAGGTTGAAGAGGTTGAGGGTGTCGTTGCGTCGACTCCCTTTATATACAGCCAGGCCATGTTAAAAAGGGGGCAGAGTTTAAGTGGTGTGGTACTGAGAGGATTATCAACTGAGAGTGCAAAGAACGTAATAAATTTAGGAAAGATGAAAGAGGGGAGTGTTGATTATCTCTCCGAGGAGGGGAGAAAAACGCTTCAGCTCAAAGCTGATGTTGCTTCCTTTCCGGGAATTGTTATCGGAAAAGAGTTGGCTAGAAACTTGGGAGCGATTCTTTTTGACACGGTGAGCGTTCTCTCTCCTATGGGTGTTGCCACCCCTATGGGGTTGGTTCCAAGGATGAAAAAATTCCTCGTCGTCGGGATTTTCGATTCCGGGTTTTATGAATATGATTCATCACTTGCTTTTTTGTCACTGAAGGAATGCCAGAAATTCCTCAATATGGACGATATTGTAACTGGAATAGAGATCAAGGTGACTGATATTTATAAGGCGAAGGAAATAGCAGAGTCTATCGAGAACAAGCTGGGGCATCCGTACTGGGCCAGAAACTGGATGCAGATGAATAAAAACCTCTTTTCTGCCCTGAAACTGGAAAAGAGGGTTATGTTTATTATACTGAGCCTGATTGTTCTCGTGGCAGCTTTTAATATAATATGTACCTTGATAATGGTTGTTATGGAAAAAAACAGAGACATCGCTATACTGAAATCAATGGGTGCAACCGCGAAAAGTATCATGAAAATATTTATGCTTCAGGGAGTTGTAATCGGTGCAATCGGCACCACCCTTGGCAGTGCTTTTGGTCTTGCCGTCGCCCTCAACTTGGAAAAGATATCTTTATATATTGAAAAACTCTTCGGATTCAGGATATTGCCACAGGATGTATATTACCTGAGTGAACTTCCATCTCAGGTGAATTACGGAGATGTCTTAATTATTGTTGCTGGAACCATGCTCATATGTTTTCTGTCGACAATTTATCCATCCTTCAGAGCCTCCAGGCTGGATCCAACCGAGGCGCTTAGGTATGAATAAATAATAAAGGCACAGAGGCACAAAGGCACAAAGTAGGGCAGGACTTTAACCCTGCATGAACGGTGGCAAAGGGAAAGTGTCACCCTGAATTTATTTCAGGGTCTCAGGAGATTCTGAAACAAGTTCAGAATGACAAGAAACAAACAATGATAAAAATCAACAATCTAACAAAAACCTTTATCAAGGATGGCAATAAGATCGAAGTGTTAAAAGGATTAAATCTTGAAGTTACGAGAGGTGAATCCCTGGCAATTCTTGGTGTTTCCGGCGCGGGGAAAAGTACTTTCCTTCATATGTTGGGAACACTTGATCAACCTACTTCCGGGACCATGTTTTTCGATGATGTGAATGTTTTCAACTGGAACGAAAAAGAACTGGCTGAATTCAGAAACAGAAAGATAGGTTTTGTTTTTCAGTTCCATCATCTTCTGCCGGAGTTTAGTAGCCTGGAAAATGTGATGATGCCGGCATTGATAAATAACATGTCCAAGCAGGAAGCAAGGGAAAGGGCCGGGATTCTCTTGAATGAAATGGGACTTGATGATAGGATGACTCACAAGCCAGGGGAACTTTCTGGAGGAGAACAACAAAGGGTTGCTGTGGCAAGGGCATTAATAATGGAACCTGAGATAATACTGGCTGATGAACCAACAGGAAACCTTGACACGGAAACCGGCAAGAAAGTAGAAGACATCCTGATAAATCTGAACAAAACAAAGAATATTACCCTCGTTGCAGTTACTCATAACAGACTGTTGGCCAACCGTATGTCCCGTGTCACAGGCCTGCGAGACGGAAAGCTTTATGCCAGTGAATAATAAGACAATTTTTACATTCCAGAGAATCCTCTTTGTTCTGATATTGCTGCTGCTTTTGAGCCCGCAAAATCTCAGGGCAAAAGATCTGAAAAAAATCGCTGTCTTTCCTTTTGATATTCATGCCAAGAAAGAGAAGAATTACCTGCAGGATCAGATATACAGCGGCATCTCTACGGAGCTCATGAAAAGTGGGTATGTTCAGATAATCAAAAAAGATACCTTCTTAAAAATAATCAAGGGGAAACGGGTGGACGAGAAGTTGGCCGATGGAGTGGGAAGAAAGATAGGTGCCGATTTTGTAGTAATAGGAAGTCTATCCCGGATGGGAGAGTTTATAAGTGTTGATGCTAAAGTTATAACCGTTAAAGACAGAAAGGTTTCACAGAGTTTCTTTGTTCAGGGCATCGGCATTGAAAGTATTGGCAATCTTTCTGCCCAGTTGACGGAAAAAATATTTTTGGAAACATCGCGTGAACAGAAGATAGCAGAAATAATATTCACAGGTAACAAGAGGATAGAGGACAGTGCTGTGTACAACGTCCTGAAGAGCACTAAGGGGAAGATTTTTTCAGAAAGATTACTGCCCTCTGACATCAAGGCTATTTACGGGATGGGCTATTTTGGCGATGTATCAGTAGATGTTACAGACAGCCCGGAGGGAAAGGTCATTACATTTGCCTTAGAGGAAAAACCCCTGATAACCGATATCGAAATTAAAGGAAACGATGTGATAGAAACTGAGGAAATAGAAGGGGTGTTAACGGTCAAACCACGTCAGATCCTTAATCTGGACAGGGTAAAAGCAGATGCAGAAAAGATCAAAACCCTTTATGCCAATAAGGGATATTTCAACGCAGAGGTAAGTTACAAAGCGGAGAAAGAAGAAGATAAAAAAATAGTTATTATTTTTAACGTAGCAGAGAATGAGAGGCTATATATAAAGAGCCTTATCTTTGAGGGAAATAAGGCATACAGTGATAAAGAGCTGAAGGATATGATGGATACCTCTGAATGGGGTATATTCCATTTCCTTACCGACTCAGGTATTCTCAAGGAGGACAGATTAAAACAGGATATAAATAAGCTGAATGCCTTCTATCTCAATAACGGTTATATTGATGCAAAAATCGGTGAGCCGGAGATTACACATGACAAAGAATGGGTCTATGTAAAGATATCCGTATCGGAGGGGAAACAGTTTATGGTGGGGACTGTGGAGATTGCAGGTGACACGCTTTCCGTTCCTCGTGCCGAGCTCATGGAAAAACTGAATATCAACAAAAAAGACTACTATGACAGGGAGTCTGTAATCAAGGATATCGATTATCTCACCGTGATGTGCAACAATGACGGTTATGCCTATGCAAATGTAACACCACGTACCATACCTCGTGAAAAAGACCAGAAAGTGGATGTAGTTTATAATATTAAAAAGGGCAATCAGGTATACTTCAACAGGATATCCATAAGTGGAAACACGAAGACGAGAGATAAGGTTATCAGGAGACAGCTTGCCTTTGTAGAAGGAGAGCTGTACAGTAGTAGTAAATTGAAGACGAGCTATATGCAACTCAACCGGATTCGATATTTTGAGGAGATTGATTTTCAAACGGTAAAGGGGCCTGATGAAGACCTGACAGATATAAATATTCATGTCAAAGAGAAACCTACCGGGATGTTCAGCATTGGCGCCGGATACAGTGCCCAGGAACAGGCAGTCTTCATGGCTCAGGTATCACAGCAAAATCTATTTGGAAGGGGACAGACCCTGAGTCTCTCTGCCCAGCTGGGATCAAACACAACCAACTATGAACTTTCCTTTATCGAACCCTGGCTCTTTGATATGCCTCTGTGGAGTAAGTGGGAGATATGGGATACTGAAAGAGATTACGACAGTTATGATCTGAGCACACAGGGATTTGGAACTACACTCGGCTACCCGCTTTGGGAATACGTAACAGGTTACCTCGGATACAGACTTTCGACAAATAACGTAAGAAATGTAAAAGCGGGTGCATCCACCTATATCAAGGAGCAGGAAGGAAATATTACAGAAAGCAGTCTTACAGGTACACTTGCAAGGGACACCACAGATGATTATATTTTTCCGTCCAGAGGTTCTAAAAACAGAATCTCCACGGAGTACAGCGGCGGGTTGCTTCAGGGAGACACCGATTTTACGAAATATAATGGAAGTTCTACCTGGTTTTTCCCGCTTCCGATGGATACTGTATTAGGTGTCCGTGGGCGAGCGGGATTCATGCATAAGAACGGGGATAAAAAAATACCTATATATGAGCGTTTTTACCTTGGGGGAATAAACTCTCTAAGAGGGCTCAGAGATGTAGGTCCCACCGATTCCGCGACAGGTGATGTCATCGGGGGAGAAACGATGGCCTGCTTTAATCTGGATTTTATATTTCCTCTTGTCAAGAACGCCGGGATGAAGGGGGTAATATTTTTTGACACAGGAAATACCTGGGAAAGCGGTTATCATCTGGGAGATATGAGAAGGACCGCCGGAGTCGGTGTCCGCTGGTATTCACCCATAGGACCATTGAGGCTGGAATGGGGCCATGTCCTTGATCGTAAGGGCGATGAGGCAGCAAGCAGGTGGGAATTTACAATTGGTATGTTTATGTGAGTTTTGAGTTCCGGGCTTTGGTGTGAACTTCAAGTTTAAGTAGGGTCGGGTTTTATACCCGACCGTAAATGGTGGCATATAAAATGCCACCCTACTTTAAATTTTTCTATTTTGACATTTACATTCTTTTATCTTTAACTTACAAATTAAAGGGGGAACGTTATATGAAAAAATCCGGTCTTTTGGGCTTTACTTTTTTTGTTATATTGTCACTTGTCATGTCCGGCTCCTTAGCCATTGCGGCTGATAAGATTGGTTTTATCGATGTGAGAGGAATAATGACACTATCGGAAGCCGGGAAGGAGGCTACAAAGGAGTTTAGAAAGGCATTTGAGAAGGACAAGGCAAAGATAGAGAAAGAAGAAGCTAAACTGAAAAAACTGAAGGAAGAGCTGGACAAACAGCGTCTGATACTGAAGCCGGAGGCTGTAAAAGAGAAGGAGATCTCTTACCAGGCAGAGTTCAGGGATTACCAGAGATTGGTTAAGGATTCCAATGAAGAGTTGCAACGGAGAGACCAGGCACTTTCCAGGGAACTTATCCCTGAAATATTAAAGGTTGTAAATACAATCGGCAAAAAAGAAAAATATACTATTATACTGGATGTAAACACCCAGGGGGTTGCATATTTCTCCAAGGAAAATGACATAACCGAAAAAGTAATAAAAGAATTTAACAGGACATATAAGGATAAGAAGTAGGGCTATGTAAAAATCCCCTCTATCTCCCCTTTAGAAAAGGGGAGAACTGTTAAAACTTCCCCCTTTTTTAAAGGGGGATTAAAAGGGGGATTTTAAACAACTAAAATGTTGAGAAAAAATGGAAAAGAAACTTAGTGAAATAGCTGGAATTTTAGGCGGTACGGTTGTAGGGGATGGCAATGTTGTTATTCATGACATCAAGGGTATCGATGAGGCCGGGGAAGGTGACCTTACATTCATCGCAAACCCTAAATATCGTAAAAAACTTGAAACAACCAACGCCTCTGTTGTTCTGGTTTCTGCCGAAATAGAAGATTCAAGCAAAAACCTCTTAATTGTCAAGGATC
This window contains:
- a CDS encoding ABC transporter ATP-binding protein, with translation MIKINNLTKTFIKDGNKIEVLKGLNLEVTRGESLAILGVSGAGKSTFLHMLGTLDQPTSGTMFFDDVNVFNWNEKELAEFRNRKIGFVFQFHHLLPEFSSLENVMMPALINNMSKQEARERAGILLNEMGLDDRMTHKPGELSGGEQQRVAVARALIMEPEIILADEPTGNLDTETGKKVEDILINLNKTKNITLVAVTHNRLLANRMSRVTGLRDGKLYASE
- a CDS encoding OmpH family outer membrane protein; amino-acid sequence: MKKSGLLGFTFFVILSLVMSGSLAIAADKIGFIDVRGIMTLSEAGKEATKEFRKAFEKDKAKIEKEEAKLKKLKEELDKQRLILKPEAVKEKEISYQAEFRDYQRLVKDSNEELQRRDQALSRELIPEILKVVNTIGKKEKYTIILDVNTQGVAYFSKENDITEKVIKEFNRTYKDKK
- a CDS encoding lipoprotein-releasing ABC transporter permease subunit is translated as MSYELFIGLRYLRAKRKQAFVSIITFISIAGIFLGVAALIIVLAVMNGFETELRNRILGVNSHIVLMEYGSSIKEYKEVMRQVEEVEGVVASTPFIYSQAMLKRGQSLSGVVLRGLSTESAKNVINLGKMKEGSVDYLSEEGRKTLQLKADVASFPGIVIGKELARNLGAILFDTVSVLSPMGVATPMGLVPRMKKFLVVGIFDSGFYEYDSSLAFLSLKECQKFLNMDDIVTGIEIKVTDIYKAKEIAESIENKLGHPYWARNWMQMNKNLFSALKLEKRVMFIILSLIVLVAAFNIICTLIMVVMEKNRDIAILKSMGATAKSIMKIFMLQGVVIGAIGTTLGSAFGLAVALNLEKISLYIEKLFGFRILPQDVYYLSELPSQVNYGDVLIIVAGTMLICFLSTIYPSFRASRLDPTEALRYE
- the bamA gene encoding outer membrane protein assembly factor BamA, coding for MNNKTIFTFQRILFVLILLLLLSPQNLRAKDLKKIAVFPFDIHAKKEKNYLQDQIYSGISTELMKSGYVQIIKKDTFLKIIKGKRVDEKLADGVGRKIGADFVVIGSLSRMGEFISVDAKVITVKDRKVSQSFFVQGIGIESIGNLSAQLTEKIFLETSREQKIAEIIFTGNKRIEDSAVYNVLKSTKGKIFSERLLPSDIKAIYGMGYFGDVSVDVTDSPEGKVITFALEEKPLITDIEIKGNDVIETEEIEGVLTVKPRQILNLDRVKADAEKIKTLYANKGYFNAEVSYKAEKEEDKKIVIIFNVAENERLYIKSLIFEGNKAYSDKELKDMMDTSEWGIFHFLTDSGILKEDRLKQDINKLNAFYLNNGYIDAKIGEPEITHDKEWVYVKISVSEGKQFMVGTVEIAGDTLSVPRAELMEKLNINKKDYYDRESVIKDIDYLTVMCNNDGYAYANVTPRTIPREKDQKVDVVYNIKKGNQVYFNRISISGNTKTRDKVIRRQLAFVEGELYSSSKLKTSYMQLNRIRYFEEIDFQTVKGPDEDLTDINIHVKEKPTGMFSIGAGYSAQEQAVFMAQVSQQNLFGRGQTLSLSAQLGSNTTNYELSFIEPWLFDMPLWSKWEIWDTERDYDSYDLSTQGFGTTLGYPLWEYVTGYLGYRLSTNNVRNVKAGASTYIKEQEGNITESSLTGTLARDTTDDYIFPSRGSKNRISTEYSGGLLQGDTDFTKYNGSSTWFFPLPMDTVLGVRGRAGFMHKNGDKKIPIYERFYLGGINSLRGLRDVGPTDSATGDVIGGETMACFNLDFIFPLVKNAGMKGVIFFDTGNTWESGYHLGDMRRTAGVGVRWYSPIGPLRLEWGHVLDRKGDEAASRWEFTIGMFM